The DNA segment tcttcttccacaGGCCCCATCGCCACAGGATCTCGAAGGAGGAGGCTCGCTCTGAAGCCGAGCCAGAAGGACGCCCTGCAAGCGCTCTTTCAACAGAACCCCTACCCTGGGATAGCGACCAGAGAACGACTGGCCCGAGAGCTCGGCATTGACGAAAGCAGAGTCCAGGTAGGCCCCCGCCTCTCCACCCGGTCTCCCTTTCAGGCTCTCCATGCCGATCCAAGGCAGCTGAAAGCATCTGGCGGCCTTTCTCCTGAGAAGGAATTCTCTCTGTTTGCCCCTAGGTCTGGTTTCAAAACCAACGAAGAAGACGGTCAAAGCAGAGCCGATCGCCGTCTGAACACGTGCACCAAGAAGGGGAAGGGGGGCCAACGTCGCCTCCtcgacctcagtcttcctctcaagGTAACTTAGCCAGCGTTCTCTCCAAAGGCAAGTCCCCCAGAGGGGGTCCCGAACCCTCCCCCTCTTGCCAGAGAATTCTCTCTGCTGGTGGATGAGCACGGGAGGCCCAGAAACACcaagggggcgggggaggcggggggagggggtgtgtgtgtgcgggaggagggggaaggtgaGGAGGAAACAGGGCTCTGTGGTTGCTGCCCCCATCAGTGTCCCAGATCGGGGCAAGACGGCCCCAGCCGGCGTGGGCGGGCAGCAGTGTTCCCCCTTtggaccccctccccagcccccgtcGGGAACCTTAGGCTCCGGCTGCCCGGGCAGCCTTGGCCGAGGAGCACGCTTTCAGGGCACTCGGCGGCAAGGCCGGAGGAGGGGAGAGACACACAGGGACATGCACGTGTGgggagtgtgcgtgtgtgcgcgtgcacacgCACGCGTCCACGATGGACCCAGGCACGCGATCCATCTGTGGGTGTATTCCTTAGAGCCCTGCCCCGGCGGCAGAGCCACCTGTAGTGATTCAGGGGTGTGGgactccccctcccctccacaccGTCTAGGGTATCTGTGCTGTGAACGTTCCACGGGCCTTAACGTCCTCTCCTCTCGGTGTGTTCTTTCGCGGGTAGAAGCCTCGGCCAGAGAGGCCCGGAGAAAGAGGACAGTCATCTCTCCTTCTCAGACAAGGATCCTCGTGCAAGCCTTCACGAGGGATCGCTTCCCGGGGATTGCCGCCAGGGAGGAACTGGCTCGTCAGACGGGAATCCCAGAACCTCGCATCCAGGTAAGCTCTCCAGCCAGCGCGTGGGCCCAGGACGTGGCCCAGGAGTAAGGAGGGTTCAGCCCTGCCAAGCGTCTGGAGCTGGATACACgtaggctggggctggggctggggctgggggggaggggggccgaAAGTCGGCAGGCTGACTGGAGGGTTTGGGGCCGCTTCTGGCCGCGCGGGCACCCCTCATTTCCCAGGGCCAAGGGATTCGTTTGCAGAAAAGGGGCCTGCAGAAGTCGCCCTGGGCCTGACAGCCCAGAGGCCGGGCGGCCGGGCGGGCTGTCGAATGGGCGCCGCAGAGGCGCCAGCACGGTGGGTGATCCGGACGGCCACGGCTTCTGATATCAGTGCCTGTCTGCCCTTTGCTCCCCTAGATATGGTTTCAAAACCGAAGAGCTCGGCACCCCCAGCGGAGCCCAAGCGGGCCCGGCAACGGCCGGGCCCAGGGGCCCAGCGGCGCATCAGCCACGACGACTCCTGCTCCAGAGGACCGAAGGGCCCCACCCGCTGTCTAGAGCACCTCTCCTCCCCTTCGCCCCTCTCAGCCACAGGAGAGCATGCCACCTTTGGCTGCAGCTGCTCCTTTTGGGGCCCCCACTTTCTGGGTGCCCGGGACTGCCTCTGGGGTCTGTGTGGGCCAGCCGTTGATGATCTTCATGGTCCAGCCCAGCCCGGTGGCTCTCCAGCCAAGTGGGAGGCCACCGCCTCCTCCCCGGGGAGCAGTTCCCTGGGCCGCGCGCTCCCCTGCCGTCACGGCCCCCGGGCAGCCTGGGCAAGGGGCCATCCCGCCGCCTCCACAGCCGGAGACACACATCCCGCGGTGGCCGGAGTCACCCTACGGTGAAGGCACGGCCCCTCCGCTAGAGCCAcagccccagccccccagccttcCGAGCTCGACGAGCCTCCTAGATGAGCTCTTGGCGGCCACGGGCGCCCCGGACACGCAGGCGCCCGCCCCGGGGGCCGCTGCCGACGAAGGGGTGGACCCTGCCCTCCCAGGGCCACCCAGCTTCCTAGACGAGCTCCTGGCGGCCATGGGCACCCCGGACACGCCGGGGCCTTCCACGCGGGCCTCTGTCGTCGCAGCGCAACAGCCGGCTCTCGCCGGCACGCCCAGCCTCTTAGAGGAAGTCTTGGCTGCCACGGGCATCCGCGCCACGCCGGGGCCTTCCCTGGGGCCCTCTGCCGATGAACGAGCACACCTCGCCCTCCCAGGCGAGCTCCTGGCTGCCCCGGGCCTCCCGGGCTCGCCGGGTCCTTTTCCGGGGTCCTCTCCCACCATCGCAGGGGCCCACCCAGCCCTCCCCGGGTCACCCAGCCTCCTAGAGGAAATCTTGGCTGCCACGGCCATCCAGGACACGCCCTGGTCTTCTCCGGGGGCCCCTGCGGGGGAAGAAGGAGTTGAGGCCACCCTGGCAACACCCCTCAGTGAGGACGAGTACCAGGCCCTCCTCGACATGCTGCCAggctccccaggccctggggcttagagggagaggaaggaaggggcacCTTCTCCCCCTAGCCACGTTCAGGTCTCCTTGCCTGGGATGTGGGGCCATGGAGCTCGGGGAAGGGCGGGTGGGTGGGAGCTGCTTTGTGTGGGAAGAGGAGAGAATCCAGACGGGATGTCTACCGACCACTTTGGGGACGGAGCCGAGTGCTGGACCTTTGGGaagctgggccccaccccagacaggGACACCCTACCTGAAGCCTCAAGTACTCCCTGCATGGCAGTGACCAGGAGGCTGCCTCAgagggaacattccatggaccCAGTAAAGACACCCCGTGCCAGGCACAGGttctttgtgtctggctcttcTGTCTTCTGGTCCCATCTTTCCAGCAGCCCACACGGGAGAACTCCTTCCCTATGCCAGGGGCAgcagagggaggggcagagggagacAGGGGAGTGAGAAGGTGGAAGGTTGGGAGATGCAAGGTGGGAGGGGGCCGAGTGGGTGGGGGACGAAGGGAGAGAGTTGGGGAAGGCTGAGTGGGAGAGGGGGgtcgggggaggtgggggtgggggtgggggtgagggtgcgggtgggggtgggggtgggggtgggagtgcgGGTGCGGGGGGCAGTGCCCGCATCTGGGACTCAGCTTCAAGCCCCCGGCACACCCTGCAGGTATCCCTAGAATGCTGCGTCAGGGACACGTTTCCCTGGGTTTCAAGGTGCCTGTTCTGGGCGGGTGTCCGGAGGTCAGATCCTCAGAGCCAGCAGTAGGGACCTACCCACACAACCGCTTTCACGACCAGACTCCCTGTCCATGTGTGCCCACACGCCCCGTGGTAGATCTGCAAAGGCCCCTCATCTCCGTGTCTCTCTCTGACCCTCACAGTATAGTGACTGAGCTCGCCCGGCCACCAGCATCCTCCCGTCACCCGCAGACATACAGATGTACGTGCTTTACTTGCAAACCCGTTCCTGAGCTCACAGGCCCAATGGTTTCCAAGTACATACGAACCCTTGCCTGTTCTCACGTGAAGCCCCGTGGTGGGTTTAGAAGCCCGGGTGGCCAAGGCATACATCGGCCCAGAcggttgggtgggtgggtggggtgctGCTGTGGCTCGTTCGTTTCTTTTCAGTTCACTCTTTTCACCCTGTTCACAGCAAAAAGAGAAGCGCCTCTCATCGTCCATCCCCCGCGGTGCTTCACGCCGCCTTCTTCCTCCTTTGTCTGCTCCGGCCTCctgatttcctcctcctcctcctcctcctcctcctcctcctcctcctcctcctcctcgccgcCCTCCGTCTCTTTGAGAAAGCACACACTCTTTCCATGTCCCCTTGTTGGCGCACGGGCGAGGGCTCCGTTGTGTCCAGAACGTCCATGCTTCCTCCCTTGGCTTAGTGGAACCTCCTCCCTAACAGTAGCGGGGGTACACTGTCTGTCCCCTTTCGCGGGATCTCCAGGGCACTTGGGCTGGGGCGACGTGGGCCTCAGGCTCCACGTGAAAAAGCCCCAAATGGCGTGAGCTGCCGTTCGAGACGCTGGACCTTCACGTCTCTGGCCGGAGCCTTGAGCTCCAGGCCACTCAGAGCCCTGGGGGTGGCGGTCTGGGACTGCTGCAGGGACAGGACGCCAAGAGGGCACGGAGGAGTTGGGGAGGGGCGTGGGAAACGGAGGCAAGGAAAGCGAGGGATCTAGGTGGAGGCACTGGAGAGAGCGTCCAGTGTCCCGCCATGCCTCGCAGGAGCGGGCGGGGGCAATCGAGGCCAAGGGACGTGTGTGGAATGTGAAAAGGCGGGAAAACCCAGCGCGGTTTGGAAGGCAAGGCAGTTTGGGAAAGGGGGCGTGGCCGGCCACGTCAAAGGGACCCAGGGGAATTCCCGGGCAGTTCgctctgtgggcactgctgacggCCCCTGGGCCCGGGGTTGATCCCACCCGCTGCGTGGGAGGGCCACAAACCAAAGCCCCCGAACTGCCCGCCCAGCCCAGCGGCGGACCTTGGGGGTCTGGGGCACGGGCCCGGCCCGTGAAAGCCCACTGGCTCCCCGGGATTCTTGTCCAGGGTCTCTCCTGGGAAAGAGGCCAGGGGCGCCCCCTCCATCGGACGCACCCGCCCCTATTTACATAAATAGGGGCGGAGCCGCCTCCCGCTCTCCAGAGTCCTGAGCCGCTGGGTCCCGGCCCACTAGGTCAGCAGTCTGCAGCGTCCCTGCGGCTCCCCCACCATGGCTTCGTCCGGCTCCTCCAGCGCCTCACGCGGTACGTTTGCCCTCGGTCCCTGGGGTCGGATCGCGTCTCAGGGGACCCGTGGATCGCCTCGGCCACGGGTTCACGGCAAACGGGTCGGCCCACCACCGAGAATGGCAGGGACCGATCGGCTGGGGCCACGGTTCCCAGGACTCAGGTGTGCCCAAAGGGGCATCGTTTGTTCGTCTTGCTCCTTTGGCACACACGTGGCTTCTCCCTTGTCTTTTCTGGGAAGACGGTGTGGTTTgacgggggttgggggtggggggtgtggggttGCGGGGGCTGGGATGGGGCCCTTTATCCTCGTCTTCCTGCGGGAATGGGAGTCGGGGAGCTCTGGGGCTTTGCCTCCTTCGGTGGCTTCCTCCCCACAATGGCCTGGTGCCTTCTGCCATTGAGGGTTGGGCCTCGCTtcgcttccctttccttttccgcTCCTGGCGGCAAATATGGCCCGTGCTCCGCGTTAGCCCGGAGAAGCCAGGTCCCCTCCCGCCGGCATCGTGATGGAGGGAAATCTGGGAGAAGCCCCATCCAGACCTTTCCCGGGCATCTCCCCCAGACGGGTGGGAACACGCGGCAGGATAGTGTTGTGGTCTTCGGCGGGCGGGACTTCTTGCCGCCTCTGTGTCGGGGCTGGGTTTGGTTTCCTTTCTGCCTGCTGGCGTTTCTTGCATTCCGGCctgggtgggggtcgggggtaCCGCCCTTGCCTCTCAGCCTGGCTGTCGGGGTGTAGCCAAGCGACTTCCAGATGCACACCCGTGCCCAGGCTCCCGGCTCTGCTCAGGCTCAGGGGCAACTGCCCCTGGGCGGGGAGCACGCTTGGGCTCCTCCGCCGAGTCCTCCCCCAGGTGCTCTGGTCTGAGAcgcttccctttcttctcttcttccacaGGCCCCATCGCCACAGGATCTCGAAGGAGGAGGCTCGCTCTGAAGCCGAGCCAGAAGGACGCCCTGCAAGCGCTCTTTCAACAGAACCCCTACCCTGGGATAGCGACCAGAGAACGACTGGCCCGAGAGCTCGGCATTGACGAAAGCAGAGTCCAGGTAGGCCCCC comes from the Bubalus kerabau isolate K-KA32 ecotype Philippines breed swamp buffalo chromosome 1, PCC_UOA_SB_1v2, whole genome shotgun sequence genome and includes:
- the LOC129658183 gene encoding double homeobox protein 4C-like encodes the protein MSTDHFGDGAECWTFGKLGPTPDRDTLPEASSQQSAASVRLSHHGFVRLLQRLTRYVCPRSLGSDRVSGDPWIASATGSRQTGRPTTENGRDRSAGATVPRTQPGCRSVAKRLPDAHPCPGSRLCSGSGATAPGRGARLGSSAESSPRCSGLRRFPFFSSSTGPIATGSRRRRLALKPSQKDALQALFQQNPYPGIATRERLARELGIDESRVQVWFQNQRRRRSKQSRSPSEHVHQEGEGGPTSPPRPQSSSQEASAREARRKRTVISPSQTRILVQAFTRDRFPGIAAREELARQTGIPEPRIQIWFQNRRARHPQRSPSGPGNGRAQGPSGASATTTPAPEDRRAPPAV